The Apibacter raozihei genome contains a region encoding:
- a CDS encoding beta-ketoacyl-[acyl-carrier-protein] synthase family protein, with product MRRVVVTGMGIYSCLGKNLHEVKESLYKGISGIRFSQERKEFGYRSGLTGIVEKPDLKSVLNRRQRISLGQEGEYAYQATIEALQYAGIDLEFFEKNEVGILYGNDSVAQAVIESIDLIREAKDTTMVGSGAIFKSMNSTITMNLSTLFKIKGINMTISAACASGSHSVGLGYMFIKQGLQDVIICGGAQEVNPYAMCSFDGLGVFSTQEQEPEKASRPFDRLRDGLVPSGGGATLILESYDSAIKRGAPILGEITGYGFSSNGDHISSPNVDGPRRAMQMAVKDSGKKIEDIMYINAHATSTIVGDANEARAIDSLFGNSPWVSSTKSMTGHECWMAGTSELVYSLIMMHNNFIAPNINLQEVDETAKNLNLVKKTIDAEFDTFLSNSFGFGGTNSAIIMNKIN from the coding sequence TTTGGTTATCGATCCGGTTTAACCGGAATAGTTGAAAAACCGGATTTAAAGAGTGTATTAAATAGAAGGCAGAGAATAAGTTTAGGACAGGAAGGTGAATATGCTTATCAGGCAACCATAGAAGCGTTGCAATATGCCGGGATAGATTTAGAGTTTTTTGAAAAAAATGAAGTGGGTATTTTATATGGTAACGATAGCGTTGCCCAGGCAGTGATTGAATCAATTGATTTAATAAGAGAAGCAAAAGATACGACTATGGTTGGTTCCGGAGCTATATTTAAGTCAATGAATTCAACCATAACCATGAATTTATCTACTTTGTTTAAAATCAAAGGAATTAACATGACTATAAGTGCGGCCTGTGCAAGTGGTTCACATTCTGTTGGATTGGGCTATATGTTTATAAAGCAAGGATTGCAGGATGTTATAATTTGTGGAGGAGCTCAGGAGGTTAATCCCTATGCTATGTGTAGTTTTGACGGTTTAGGCGTGTTCTCCACACAGGAACAGGAACCAGAAAAAGCATCCAGACCCTTTGACCGTTTAAGAGATGGATTGGTTCCCAGTGGTGGGGGAGCTACACTGATTTTAGAAAGCTATGATTCTGCAATAAAGCGTGGAGCCCCTATTTTAGGAGAAATTACAGGCTATGGATTTTCATCCAATGGAGATCATATTTCATCACCTAACGTTGACGGGCCCAGAAGAGCAATGCAAATGGCTGTAAAAGATTCCGGCAAAAAGATTGAAGATATTATGTATATAAACGCTCATGCAACTTCTACAATTGTTGGTGATGCTAATGAAGCTCGGGCAATTGATTCTCTTTTTGGAAACAGCCCGTGGGTAAGTTCAACAAAATCTATGACTGGTCACGAATGCTGGATGGCAGGAACCAGTGAGCTGGTTTACTCACTTATAATGATGCACAATAATTTTATTGCTCCCAATATAAACCTGCAAGAGGTAGATGAAACGGCCAAGAACTTAAATTTAGTGAAAAAAACTATTGATGCTGAATTTGACACCTTTTTATCAAATTCCTTCGGATTTGGTGGAACCAATTCAGCAATTATTATGAATAAAATTAATTAA